One window of the Chitinophaga niabensis genome contains the following:
- a CDS encoding RagB/SusD family nutrient uptake outer membrane protein yields the protein MKRVYILLTGTVILLAACGKSFFETSPSGSLTGKELYASTKNIDALVNGTIRYIMESSTSQDNPGYSAIILSQEAMGGDAVLRDGVYGFLATYGFLDPSDNTTRRALFFWTFQYKVIDNCNNIIANVDAASGTDSEKKFLKGQALALRAFTYLNLVRQYQFTYAKDKNAKGVPLYTTPTNPDSKPQPRATVGAIYDQVIADLREADGLLQGFNRTVKNRPNQQVVRGLLARAFLTQENWDSAAVRAKQARTGFPLMEPIEYLKGFSDVSNVEWIWGHPQATDQNLGGASYFGYIDVTPPTGYRSVMADPHFRALFTDGDIRKTLFKPVADTTDPLLGWLKYTKFVNKTDQSGHIVLMRSAEMVLIEAESKARLNDIGGAFDALNELRVKRSLPGLLNGSLTQPQLIEEILKERRRELWGEGFALPDILRLQRTLVRTPSAEILKVPRADGSFRDVPLKGHHQLKFPDKTDFVPNSQYYLFSIPINEINSNPNL from the coding sequence ATGAAAAGAGTTTATATATTACTAACAGGAACTGTGATATTGCTGGCCGCTTGTGGTAAATCATTCTTCGAAACTTCTCCTTCCGGCAGTTTAACCGGTAAAGAGTTGTATGCATCTACCAAGAATATTGATGCATTGGTGAACGGTACCATCCGTTACATCATGGAGAGTTCCACCTCTCAGGATAACCCTGGTTATTCCGCTATCATCCTTTCACAGGAAGCAATGGGCGGCGATGCTGTATTGCGTGATGGTGTTTATGGTTTCCTGGCCACCTACGGTTTCCTGGACCCTTCTGATAACACTACCCGCCGCGCACTTTTTTTCTGGACCTTCCAGTATAAAGTGATCGACAACTGTAATAACATCATTGCAAATGTGGATGCTGCTTCCGGTACAGACAGTGAGAAGAAATTCCTCAAAGGCCAGGCACTTGCGCTGCGTGCTTTCACTTACCTGAACCTGGTGCGTCAATACCAGTTCACTTATGCGAAAGACAAAAATGCGAAAGGTGTGCCTTTATATACCACACCTACCAATCCTGATTCCAAACCACAGCCAAGAGCTACGGTAGGGGCTATTTATGACCAGGTGATCGCAGACCTGAGAGAAGCAGACGGATTGTTACAGGGCTTCAACCGCACGGTAAAGAACCGTCCCAATCAACAGGTGGTAAGAGGTTTGCTGGCACGTGCTTTCCTCACACAGGAGAACTGGGATTCTGCTGCTGTACGCGCCAAACAGGCCAGAACAGGATTCCCGCTCATGGAGCCGATAGAATACCTCAAAGGGTTCAGCGATGTAAGTAATGTAGAATGGATCTGGGGCCATCCGCAGGCTACCGATCAGAACCTGGGTGGCGCTTCTTATTTCGGTTATATTGATGTAACACCGCCAACTGGTTACAGAAGTGTAATGGCAGATCCTCATTTCAGGGCACTCTTCACAGATGGCGATATCCGCAAAACATTGTTCAAACCGGTAGCGGATACTACAGACCCCTTGTTAGGATGGCTGAAGTATACCAAGTTCGTGAATAAAACAGATCAGTCCGGGCACATTGTATTAATGCGCTCCGCTGAAATGGTATTGATAGAAGCGGAAAGCAAAGCCAGGCTCAACGACATCGGTGGTGCCTTTGATGCACTGAATGAATTAAGGGTGAAAAGAAGTTTGCCCGGGCTGTTGAATGGCTCACTCACACAACCGCAATTAATAGAAGAGATATTAAAAGAAAGAAGAAGGGAATTATGGGGTGAGGGATTTGCATTGCCTGATATCCTGCGTTTACAGCGTACACTGGTGCGTACGCCTTCTGCGGAAATACTCAAAGTACCAAGGGCAGACGGTTCATTCAGGGATGTTCCTTTAAAAGGGCATCATCAGCTGAAGTTCCCGGATAAAACAGACTTTGTTCCGAACAGTCAGTATTATCTCTTCTCCATTCCCATTAATGAAATAAACTCCAATCCAAATCTATGA